The following are encoded in a window of Microbacterium sp. LWO13-1.2 genomic DNA:
- a CDS encoding serine hydrolase domain-containing protein → MLNDLQTFLDRSARELNVPGAVIGIVDGDQEHILTTGVAATDTGAAVTERTLFQIGSTSKTFTGTVAMHLIENGLLTLDTRVIDVLPDLRLADESALQELRIRHLLTHSGGFLGDADELDGWGDDALARNIATYGSLPQFFAPGTIASYSNAGMRLLGRVIEVVTGETFESAVRRIVLDPLGMTETFFFPWEVMTRPHAVGHVPGREGEMSTLPLLGLTRDMNAEGGIVSSVGDQLRYARFHMRGETEGSAPVSDSTRLRMQQPQVTAGPPVEAIGFPWLLTRRGDTRVVMHGGNIYDIQLSEFLFAPDQDLAITVLTNSGSGKALGTLLIDWCFEHLRGITRTPPPVTLGDTDALDAVTGIYDAGQWHYDVTRVGDALEFGMVLAPHIVALGIPARPPMRIRVREDGALITDDDQAVGRTLTPAEGGPDLLHVGLRAVRRR, encoded by the coding sequence ATGCTGAACGACCTGCAGACCTTCCTGGATCGCAGCGCCAGAGAACTGAACGTTCCCGGCGCCGTGATCGGCATCGTCGACGGCGACCAGGAGCACATCCTGACCACCGGGGTCGCCGCCACCGACACGGGAGCGGCCGTCACCGAGCGCACGCTCTTCCAGATCGGCTCGACGTCGAAGACGTTCACCGGCACGGTCGCGATGCACTTGATCGAGAACGGCCTGCTCACGCTCGACACGCGCGTGATCGACGTGCTGCCCGACCTCCGGCTGGCTGATGAGTCGGCGCTGCAGGAGCTTCGGATCCGGCATCTCCTCACGCACTCCGGAGGTTTCCTCGGCGATGCCGACGAGCTCGACGGCTGGGGCGATGACGCGCTCGCACGCAACATCGCCACCTATGGATCCCTCCCCCAGTTCTTCGCGCCCGGCACGATCGCGTCGTACAGCAACGCCGGGATGCGCCTCCTCGGTCGCGTGATCGAAGTCGTCACCGGCGAGACGTTCGAGAGCGCCGTACGGCGGATCGTGCTCGATCCGCTGGGGATGACCGAGACGTTCTTCTTCCCCTGGGAGGTCATGACCCGGCCGCACGCCGTCGGCCACGTGCCGGGTCGGGAAGGAGAGATGTCGACGCTTCCCCTTCTGGGCCTGACACGCGATATGAATGCCGAGGGCGGGATCGTCTCCTCGGTCGGAGATCAGCTCCGCTACGCCCGGTTCCACATGCGTGGAGAGACCGAGGGGAGCGCCCCGGTCAGCGATTCCACTCGACTGCGGATGCAGCAGCCGCAGGTCACTGCCGGTCCCCCTGTGGAGGCGATCGGATTCCCCTGGTTGCTCACCCGCCGCGGCGACACCAGAGTCGTGATGCACGGCGGAAACATCTACGACATCCAGTTGAGCGAGTTCCTCTTCGCTCCGGACCAGGATCTCGCGATCACCGTCCTCACCAACAGCGGAAGCGGCAAAGCCCTGGGCACACTGCTCATCGACTGGTGCTTCGAGCACCTCCGCGGCATCACCAGGACGCCTCCTCCCGTCACGCTCGGTGACACCGACGCCCTGGACGCCGTCACCGGAATCTACGACGCCGGACAATGGCATTACGACGTCACTCGCGTGGGTGACGCCCTCGAATTCGGCATGGTCCTCGCGCCGCACATCGTTGCGCTCGGCATTCCCGCCCGTCCGCCGATGCGAATCCGCGTGCGCGAAGATGGCGCGCTGATCACCGACGACGATCAGGCGGTCGGGCGCACTCTGACTCCCGCAGAGGGCGGTCCTGACCTGCTGCACGTCGGTCTGCGCGCAGTGCGTCGACGCTGA